GCAGGCCGTCCTCCGCCGTCGCTGGGAGCGCTTCACGGCCAGGCGCCAGTAAGTCCTTGGCTCAGACAGGCACCTTCAGGTCCAGCTGGATGCGCGCCAGCTCCCGCCGCAGCCGTTCCTGACCCTGGGGGTCGGGCTCCACCAATGGGAGACGGGGCCGCCCCACCCGGAACCCTACATGGTTGAGGGCCCACTTGATGGGGCAGGGGTTGGGCGCCACCGTCATGAGGGCCTGCATGAGGGGGAGGAGCTGCAGGTGGAGTCGCCGCGCCTCCTCTACCCTCCCCTCCAGATAGGCCTCCATCATGGCTCGCATCTTACCACCTACCAAGTGGGAGGTGACGGAGATAACGCCATACCCTCCCACGGCCATGATGGGGAGGGTGAGGGCGTCGTCGCCGCTCCACACCAGGAAGCCCTGGCGGGCCTCGGCCAGGATGCGGGAGATCTGCACCAGATCGCCGGAGGCCTCCTTGACGCCTATGATGTTGTCCACCTGCGAGAGGCGGATGGTGGTATCGGCGGTCATGTTGAGGGCGGTGCGACCAGGTATGTTGTAGAGGATGCAGGGTATGTCCACAGCTTGGGCGATGGCGCGGAAGTGCTCGTATAACCCCTCCTGGCTAGGGCGGTTGTAGTAGGGGACCACCAGGAGGAGGGCATCGGCCCCTGCCTTTTGGGCCTCTCGGGAAAGCTCGATGGAGTGGGCGGTGTCATATGTGCCCGTGCCGGCCACCACCGTGCCCCGGTGGCCCAGGGCCTCCTTCACCTCTCGGACCAGGCGCACCTTCTCCTCGTCGGACAAGGTGGGGGCCTCGCCAGTGGTGCCCGAGACCACCACCCCATGGGAGCCCGATTCCACCAGGGCCTGGGCCAGGCGACGAGCTTGGGCGTAGTCCACCTTCCCCTCGTCGTCCATGGGGGTCACCATAGCTGTCAGCAGCCTCCCTATCTCTTGCATGGGCGCCACCTCCCCGATGCTAGATGAGATTGCGTGCTAGAAGCTCCTGGGCGATCTGCAGGGCGTTGAGGGCCGCTCCCTTGCGCAGGTTATCGCAGGAGATCCAGAGGGCCAGGCCCCGCTGACAGGAGGCGTCCTTCCTTATGCGCCCCACCAGGGCCAGGTCACCCCCAGCGGCCATGAGGGGGGTGGGATAAAGGGCCTTTTGGGGGTCGTCTACCACCTTCACCCCCGGGGCCTCCAGGAGGATGTCCCGCGCCTCTTGGGGCGGTAACGGCTCCTGGAACTCCACATGGACGGCCAGCGAGTGGCCCACCATCACCGGTACCCGCACACAGGTGGCAGAGATGGCCAGGTCCGGGTCCCCCATGATCTTCCGCGTCTCGTTGACGATGGCAGCCTCCTCCTTGGTGTAGCCGTCATCTAGGAAGTCTTCCACATGGGGGAAGAGGTTGAAGGCGATGGGGTGGGGATAGACCTGGGACCTGGGGTCCTCTCCGGCCAGGGCCTGCTGCGTCTGCTCCTTCAGCTCCTGCATGGCCGCCCATCCCGTGCCGGAGACGGACTGGTAAGTGTCCACGATGATGCGGCGCACGGGGCTACGCCGGTGCAGGGGCCAGAGGACCAACACCAGGGGCGTCACCTCGCAGTTGGGAGTGCTGATGATGCCCCGGTGCCAAGAGAGGGCCTCCCCGTTTACCTCTGGCACCACCAAGGGGACGTGGGGCTCAAGACGCCAGGCCTTGGAGTCGTCGATGACCACCGCCCCCCCTTCCACGGCGTGGGGAACGAGGCGGCGAGAGACCTCGCTGGTGGCCGAGAAGAAGACCAGGTCGGCGCCCCGGAATGAGTGGGGGGTGGCCTCCTCCACCGTATAGGGCTGGCCCCGGAAGAGGAGGGAGCTCCCAGCCGAGCGGGAGGAGGCCAAGAGGCGGAGCCCTGCCACGGGGAAATCCCTCTCCTCCATGAGGCGCAGAAGCTCTCGGCCCACCAGGCCGGTAGCCCCTACGATGGCCACGTTGAGGCGCTTCGCCATGGCTTAGATGTCGGCCCCATGGTAGCGCAAGGCGCGGGGCGGGGCAAGGGCTAGAACCAATGGCGTAGCCACCACCAAGCGAACCCCCGTTTGGCCCAGTGCCATAGGGGGCTGGGGCCGCGCACCCGCACCTGGGGGGCCGGCTGGGCGTAGAAGTGACCGTAGGCCAGGCTCGCCCTCCCAAACCCCGTCTCCAGGAAACATTGGCCACGGCCGTCGAAGGCCCACCCGG
The genomic region above belongs to Dehalococcoidia bacterium and contains:
- the dapA gene encoding 4-hydroxy-tetrahydrodipicolinate synthase; its protein translation is MQEIGRLLTAMVTPMDDEGKVDYAQARRLAQALVESGSHGVVVSGTTGEAPTLSDEEKVRLVREVKEALGHRGTVVAGTGTYDTAHSIELSREAQKAGADALLLVVPYYNRPSQEGLYEHFRAIAQAVDIPCILYNIPGRTALNMTADTTIRLSQVDNIIGVKEASGDLVQISRILAEARQGFLVWSGDDALTLPIMAVGGYGVISVTSHLVGGKMRAMMEAYLEGRVEEARRLHLQLLPLMQALMTVAPNPCPIKWALNHVGFRVGRPRLPLVEPDPQGQERLRRELARIQLDLKVPV
- a CDS encoding aspartate-semialdehyde dehydrogenase — translated: MAKRLNVAIVGATGLVGRELLRLMEERDFPVAGLRLLASSRSAGSSLLFRGQPYTVEEATPHSFRGADLVFFSATSEVSRRLVPHAVEGGAVVIDDSKAWRLEPHVPLVVPEVNGEALSWHRGIISTPNCEVTPLVLVLWPLHRRSPVRRIIVDTYQSVSGTGWAAMQELKEQTQQALAGEDPRSQVYPHPIAFNLFPHVEDFLDDGYTKEEAAIVNETRKIMGDPDLAISATCVRVPVMVGHSLAVHVEFQEPLPPQEARDILLEAPGVKVVDDPQKALYPTPLMAAGGDLALVGRIRKDASCQRGLALWISCDNLRKGAALNALQIAQELLARNLI